A genome region from Nitrospinaceae bacterium includes the following:
- a CDS encoding nucleoside hydrolase has product MAGEKVFPAIIDCDPGVDDALALALAMASSEMELRAVTTVHGNIPLRMAHRNARRMVSFLHENLKQPGLAPPVYAGAGKPIRRGRIDRTISYAIHGKDGLGDLFQKRALPALGTNNDSRSADQVIADLAREYGKALRIIAIGPLTNLALALKRDRYALAGVGRVVVMGGAARMPGNATAAAEFNVHCDPEATEVVMNCGAPITMVGLDVTRQAFLPSASLKGGGPFRKALRELVSPYARFSKIRRGVDGVVLHDPLAVAAAIEPGLLDTLRRPVSVECGTGPARGMTVVDLRAGAGVSSKAAPGVDVALGVDAKRFLRFFLKRLGAYRGWV; this is encoded by the coding sequence GTGGCAGGAGAAAAGGTGTTTCCGGCGATAATTGATTGCGATCCGGGTGTGGATGACGCACTTGCCCTGGCTCTGGCCATGGCATCTTCCGAGATGGAACTCCGCGCCGTCACCACCGTCCACGGGAATATCCCGCTCCGGATGGCACACAGGAATGCCCGCCGCATGGTTTCTTTTCTGCACGAGAATTTGAAGCAGCCAGGTCTGGCTCCCCCTGTTTATGCCGGAGCAGGCAAGCCGATCAGGCGTGGTCGGATCGACAGGACAATTTCCTATGCCATCCACGGGAAAGATGGATTGGGCGATTTGTTTCAAAAGCGGGCACTCCCGGCCCTGGGTACCAATAACGACAGCCGGAGTGCCGACCAGGTTATTGCCGACCTTGCCCGAGAGTATGGCAAGGCGTTGCGCATCATCGCGATAGGCCCCCTGACCAACCTTGCTCTTGCCTTGAAACGAGACAGATATGCCCTAGCGGGTGTTGGGAGAGTTGTCGTGATGGGTGGTGCAGCCCGGATGCCGGGGAACGCCACTGCGGCGGCGGAGTTTAATGTGCATTGCGATCCCGAGGCGACCGAGGTGGTGATGAACTGTGGGGCGCCGATCACCATGGTCGGCCTCGATGTTACTCGGCAGGCGTTTCTTCCGTCTGCATCGCTAAAGGGGGGAGGTCCGTTCCGCAAGGCATTGCGTGAACTTGTGAGCCCCTATGCCAGGTTCTCGAAAATCCGGCGTGGTGTGGACGGTGTAGTGCTTCACGATCCGCTGGCCGTTGCGGCGGCGATTGAGCCTGGCCTGCTCGATACGCTTCGGCGACCGGTGTCGGTTGAGTGCGGCACTGGCCCAGCAAGGGGAATGACAGTAGTCGATCTTCGAGCCGGGGCGGGAGTCTCCTCGAAAGCCGCGCCTGGGGTGGATGTAGCGCTTGGTGTGGATGCAAAGCGTTTTCTTCGGTTCTTTTTGAAAAGGCTGGGAGCCTACCGTGGCTGGGTCTAA
- a CDS encoding ribokinase, with product MAGSKKGAGVLVIGSANVDIVIETDKLPGPGETVLGGECREYWGGKGANQALAALKAGAQVRFVSMTGTDRHGVDYRKHLVSEGIQRKGLFIDPAPTGTALIVVDKKGENQIAVSSGANMRLTPRRLQVSAGVLEYGKVVLAQLEIPIASVATAYRAARRRGAITILNPAPAPRSFPANFFSLIDVIILNEGEAAKLSKQKESQSDSDFLSHCRAIRKMGVGAVVLTAGRNGALVHSDEGIGWIKPQGGILVVDTTGAGDVFSGAFAASLTDGASILDSARFAVAAASLSVRKKGAQGGVPSRRAILRAMKGLSWKPIS from the coding sequence GTGGCTGGGTCTAAAAAAGGAGCGGGTGTCCTGGTTATCGGCAGTGCCAATGTCGATATCGTCATTGAGACGGATAAACTCCCCGGGCCGGGCGAGACGGTCCTGGGTGGCGAGTGCCGGGAGTACTGGGGCGGAAAGGGAGCCAACCAAGCACTTGCCGCGCTCAAGGCTGGCGCCCAAGTTCGGTTTGTGTCGATGACGGGGACTGACCGCCATGGCGTGGATTACCGAAAACATCTTGTTTCCGAGGGAATTCAGCGCAAGGGGCTTTTCATCGATCCGGCTCCTACGGGAACTGCGCTAATTGTGGTGGACAAAAAGGGCGAGAATCAGATTGCCGTATCCTCAGGGGCGAATATGCGGCTGACTCCCCGCCGGTTGCAGGTTTCAGCGGGAGTGCTTGAATATGGAAAAGTAGTTTTAGCGCAGTTGGAAATACCCATCGCCTCTGTTGCCACCGCATATCGGGCGGCTAGGCGGCGCGGCGCCATTACCATACTAAACCCCGCCCCGGCGCCCCGTTCATTTCCGGCAAATTTCTTTTCTCTAATTGATGTCATCATTCTTAATGAGGGAGAGGCCGCCAAGCTTTCCAAACAAAAGGAATCTCAAAGTGATTCAGATTTTTTAAGCCATTGCCGAGCGATACGGAAAATGGGAGTTGGCGCAGTAGTACTAACGGCGGGGAGAAACGGAGCATTGGTCCATTCTGATGAGGGAATCGGCTGGATAAAGCCTCAAGGAGGCATTCTAGTAGTCGATACCACGGGCGCGGGCGATGTTTTTTCGGGGGCATTTGCGGCCTCGCTGACCGATGGAGCGTCTATATTGGATTCTGCCCGTTTCGCAGTTGCAGCGGCTTCGCTTTCCGTTCGGAAAAAAGGGGCCCAGGGAGGTGTCCCATCCCGGCGGGCTATTCTGAGAGCTATGAAAGGGTTAAGTTGGAAGCCGATTTCTTGA